The window CGCCATAGAAGATCAGCAGGATCAGCACCAGGTCGGGAATGCCGCGGATCACAGTGGCATACAGGTCACCGAGCCGGGCCAGCCAGCGTACCGGCGACAGGCGCAGCGCCACTCCGATCAGACCCAGAACGATGGCCAGGGCCATGGACGACAAGGCGAGCTGAAGCGTCAGCCAAGCGCCATCGAGGATGACAGCCCCGTAGCCTTTCAACATGATTCAGGTCCTCGAAAATTGGGATGAAAAAATGGCGCAAACCGCAGGGATCCTGTTGCTTGCGCCATTTCGGACGAGCTGGCGAAATTTACTTGCCGTAAATATCGAAGTCGAAGTACTTGTCCTGGATCTGCTTGTACTTGCCGTTGGCACGGATCGCGGCGATGGCGGCGTTGATCTTGTCCAGTTCGGCCTTGTCACCCTTGCGCACGGCGATACCGACACCGTCACCGAAGTATTTGACGTCGGTGAACTGTGGGCCAACGAAGGCAAAACCCTTGCCGGCGTCAGTCTTCAGGAAACCGTCCTGCAGCAGGGTGGCGTCAGCCACGGTGCCGTCCAGGCGACCGGCTTCCACGTCCAGGTAGATCTCGTTCTGCGAGCCGTATGGCTTGATCTCGGCGCCCAGCGGCTTGAGGACTTCCTCGGCGAAGCGGTTGTGGATCGACCCACGCTGCACACCGATCTTCTTGCCCTTGAGCTCGACCAGGCTGTCGCTGACCACAGTGCCTTCCTTCATGACCAGGCGCGCCGGGGTGTTGTAGTACTTGTTGGTGAAGTCGACGGACTTCTTGCGATCGTCAGTGATCGACATCGACGACAGGATCGCATCGATCTTGCGAACCTTCAGCGCCGGGATCAGGCCGTCGAACTCCTGCTCGACCCACACGCACTTGACCTTCATCTCTTCGCACAGGGCGTTGCCGATGTCGTAGTCGAAACCGACGATGCTGCCGTCCGGGGCCTTCGAGGCGAACGGAGGGTAGGCCGCTTCGATACCAATTTTCAGAGGCTTTTCATCGGCGAAAGTAGGCAGCGACAGCACGGACAGTGCCAGGGCACCAAGAAGCACGAGTTTCTTCATCTTAGGACTCCATCGGTAAAGGGCAAAAACGGCAGAGTGAGCGCGAGCCCAATATGCGAAGGGTGGACAGGAATTATGGCGCCGCGTCCTGCGAGGGCCGATTAGGCGGCGGTCCATGCACAACGACCAGCGAGTGATCGGCATTCTAACGACAGGCCGGAAGTCGATATTTCCTCAATGCGACAAGTAATTACAGAAGCATCGAGAATGCCGACCCGGCACATTGACAGCCCCTGAAATTCATGCAAGGGCAAAAGAAAGGCAACCGATCCATGCTGCAAATTGCGGGCCTATTATTGGCAAAGCCTTCTATTACGGCAAGCGCAGTGTGTGACCGGGTGGTTTTCGACAGAAATCGAACCCCAAAAACAGGCAAAAGCGTTTCCCTATGCCCCGCGTGCGGGCAGCAGGTGACATATTCGGTTACTTCACTGGGCACGGGTAACAACCAGAAAGGTCGCACAGCAAAAACCGATATTTATCTCTTTTCAACCGTGCATACGGGAACATCTCTCCAAATGAAAAAGCCCCGCCCGGCTCCACGCCGGACGGGGCTGCAGACCTCCGATCGCCTTAGGCGACGTTCATCGTCTTGTGGGTGTCGATCAGGTGCTGCACCACGCCCGGGTCCGCCAGGGTGGAGATATCACCCAGCCCGTCGTATTCCGCCGTGGCAATCTTGCGCAGGATACGCCGCATGATTTTCCCCGAGCGGGTCTTGGGCAGGCCCGGCGCCCACTGGATGACATCCGGCGAAGCGATCGGCCCGATCTCGCGGCGCACCCAGTTCTTCAGTTCCAGGCGCAGTGCTTCACTGGGCTCCTCGCCACTGTTGAGCGTGACATAGACATAGATGCCCTGCCCCTTGATGTCGTGCGGAACCCCGACCACCGCCGCCTCGGCAACTTTCGGGTGGGCGACCATGGCACTTTCGATCTCGGCGGTACCCATGCGGTGGCCGGAGACGTTGAGTACGTCGTCGACGCGACCGGTGATCCAGTAGTAGCCGTCCTCGTCGCGACGCGCACCGTCACCGGTGAAGTACATGCCGCGGAAGGTCTTGAAGTAGGTATCGACGAAGCGGTCATGGTCGCCGTACAGGGTACGCGCCTGGCCTGGCCACGAATCGAGGATCACCAGGTTGCCTTCGGCGGCGCCCTCGATGATGTTGCCCAGGTTGTCCACCAGTGCCGGTACCACGCCGAAGAACGGGCGGGCCGCAGAGCCTGGCTTGAGGGCATGGGCACCCGGCAGCGGGCTCATCATGTTGCCGCCGGTCTCGGTCTGCCACCAGGTATCGACGATCGGGCAGCGCGACTTGCCGACATTCTTGTAGTACCAGTCCCAGGCCTCCGGGTTGATCGGTTCGCCCACCGAACCGAGCAGGCGCAGGCTGCTGCCGTCGGCGCCTTCGACCGCAGCCGAGCCCTGCGCCATCATCGCGCGGATCGCCGTTGGTGCGGTGTAGAGAATGTTGACCTTGTGCTTGTCGACGATCTTCGCCACCCGGGTGATATCCGGATAGTTCGGTACGCCCTCGAACAGCACGGTGGTCGCACCGTTGGCCAGCGGCCCATAGACGATATAGCTGTGGCCGGTAACCCAACCGACGTCGGCGGTGCACCAGTAGATCTCGCCCGGACGGTAATCGAACACGCGCTCGTGGGTCAGGGCCGCGTACAGCAGGTAGCCACCCGTGGTGTGCTGCACGCCCTTGGGCTTGCCGGTGGAACCGGAGGTGTAGAGGATGAACAGGGCTTCTTCAGCCCCCATTTCCTTCGGCGCACAGACGCTGCCCGCCACTTTCATCAGGTCTTCGAACCAGATGTCGCGATGCTGGTTCCACTTGATGTCGCCACCGGTGCGCTTGCACACGATGACCTTCTGGATGCTGTTGGTTTCCGGGTTGGTCAGCGCGTCGTCGACGTTGGCCTTGAGTGGGATCTTCTTGCCGGCGCGTACGCCCTCGTCGGCGGTGATGACCACTTTCGAGCGGCAGTCGATGATCCGGCCAGCCAGGGCCTCGGGAGAGAAGCCGCCGAACACCACCGAATGGATCGCACCGATCCGCGCACAGGCCAGCATGGCGACCACGGCTTCGGGAATCATCGGCATGTAGATGGTCACCACGTCGCCGCGATGGACGTCCTGGCCACGCAGGGCGTTGGCGAACTTGCAGACCTGCTCGTGCAGCTCGCGGTAGGTGATGTTGCGTGAATCGGCAGGATCGTCGCCTTCCCAGATGATGGCGACCTGATCGCCACGCTCGGCCAGGTGACGGTCAAGGCAGTTATAGGAAACGTTCAGGGTACCGTCGGCGAACCATTTGATGTCGACATGGTGATCGTCGAAGGAGGTCCGTTTTACCGTGGTGAAAGGCTTGATCCAGTCGAGACGCTTGGCCTGTTCGCGCCAGAAGCCATCAGGGTTGACGACCGACTGCTGGTACATCGCCTTGTAGGTCGCCTCGTCGGTCAGCGTATTGGCCAGAACCTCAGGACGAACGGGGTACAGGGAAGCCGCACTCATCTTTCTTACCTCGGTGACATAGTTGTTGTTTTATGGCCCTGTTGTAGCCGGGCTGACGCTGTCGGGCCATTCGACGATGGTAGTAACAAAACCCTACAAAACGTCGTATTTACCGCCGACAGGGCTCAAGCACGCAGCCTGTGGCGTTTTCCGGCCCCTGGAAAATATCTCGGGCAAGACGTTTTTCGACGATTGTTACAGGTTTTGTCAATAGTCTTTATCAAAACCCCACCTGTATGAATGTTTTGCGCACTCTTAAAATCAACTTCGCCAACTAAGGCAACGAATTAACCAAGCGACAGCCCCCACGAAGGCCGTTAATTCGAATTCAAACTTCCAGAGCTTCACACGTGGTCCCACAAGGGCCGCGTGACCCTACACGACCATCAATAGGTGAACCGATGAAACTTTTTGCCGCTTTAGTCCTCAGCAGCCTGTGTGCAACCGCCATGGCCGACGAGGCGGCGACCGACGTGGCCAGCCAGAACCTGCCAGTAGAGGAATACACTTACTCTTCGCATCCGGATATCCATAAAGTTATTTCCATGAGTGAAATCCCGGAAGTTTGTGAAGTTGTTCCGGCGCGCATGGTTTATGAAGACTCCCAGGGTGTTCGGCATGTCATGGAATATCGTGTAATGGGGAATGGTTGTTCCAACGGCTGATAGCCCGCCCTGAAAACCGCGTGCCGCAGGAAGTGATTCTTGCGGCTGCGGCAAAGGTCCCTCGACAGGACGCTCCCCCCGGTGCCAGGCGACTTGGCCATAACCATGGCCCGGCTCGCAAACCACTCGTCGAAAACACCCCCGCCAGGCAAAAAATTCTTTTGCCGCCAAAGCCCTGCAATCCCGAGCCGTGTCCTGAAAAGCACACGCAAGGGCAGAATCCGTCACACCACTGACCGCAAAAAGCCCTTATAATGTCCCGGTAAAACGGGCTTGCAACACTCCCTTGCAGGGTAACGTTCCCATGCTGGCATCGCCGCAGGAACAGGCGTCACGCCCTGCGCCATCCGCCCCTCGAGGGCCCCGTACAAATTTCCGTTGTTTGCCTGCACAGCCAGCGCAAGAAACGATTCCTTATATCCAACGCGGTCATCGTGCCGTGTGAAAAACCGACCATCAGTGTTTTCACACGGGCGACAGGCCCTCACGCAGGAGACGACACGTCATGCTGAGCTGGGACGAATTCGACAAAGAAGACGGCGAAGTAGCAGAAAAAGAGAGCAAGACCGGCCAGGCCAGCGCAGCCACCATTGACCGCCTGGACAGCGCCGGCGGTGCCGCCGCCCTCGAAGCCCGTGCCGTGACCGCCAGCGACTCCGCCGCGATCATCCGCGCCAAGGCCGCCCTCGACGCCCTCGACGTCGCCGAAGGCCTGGCTGAACTCGAAGGCGCCTCGGCCCGCGTCGCGGTCGATGAGAAGCGCATGATCAACTGCCGCGCCGACCTCAACCAGCTCGTCCCCTTCAAGTACGACTGGGCCTGGCAGAAGTACCTCGACGGCTGCGCCAACCACTGGATGCCGCAAGAGGTCAACATGACCGCCGACATCGCCCTCTGGAAGAATCCGGAAGGCCTGACCGACGACGAGCGGCGCATCGTCATGCGCAACCTGGGCTTCTTCTCCACCGCCGACTCGCTGGTGGCGAACAACCTGGCCCTGGCCGTGTACCGCCTGATCACCAACCCCGAGTGCCGCCAGTACATCCTGCGCCAGGCCTTCGAAGAGGCGATCCACACCCACGCCTACCAGTACTGCATCGAATCGCTGGGCATGGATGAAGGCGAGATCTTCAACATGTACCACGAGATTCCCTCGGTGGCGAAAAAGGCCACCTGGGGCCTGAAGTACACCCGCTCGATCTCCGACCCGCAGTTCAACACCGGCACCGTCGAGACCGACAAGGAACTGCTGCGCAACCTGATCGCCTACTACTGCGTGCTGGAAGGCATCTTCTTCTACTGCGGCTTCACCCAGATCCTCTCCATGGGCCGTCGCAACAAGATGACCGGCGTCGCCGAGCAGTTCCAGTACATCCTGCGCGACGAGTCCATGCACCTGAACTTCGGCATCGACGTGATCAACCAGATCAAGATCGAGAACCCGCACCTGTGGGATGCCGAGATGAAGGAAGAAGCGACCCAGATGATCCTGCAGGGCACCCAGCTGGAGATCGAATACGCGCGTGACACCATGCCGCGCGGCGTACTGGGCATGAACGCGGCGATGATGGAGGACTACCTCAAGTTCATCGCCAACCGTCGCCTGTCGCAGATCGGCCTGAAGGAAGAGTACCCAGGGACCACCAACCCGTTCCCGTGGATGAGCGAGATCATGGACCTGAAGAAGGAGAAGAACTTCTTCGAAACCCGTGTGATCGAGTACCAGACCGGTGGTGCGCTGAGCTGGGACTGATTCGTCCCGCACGAAGCGACCGCGACACCCGAAGCCCTGAACCTGGTTCAGGGCTTTTTATTGGGCGATCGGTTGACCGCTGTTCACGACAGCTCCCGCCCCCGACCGGCTACCGATAGTCGGATCACCAAAAAAAGCTTTGATCTCGGCGCGGAACAACTGTACAAAAATACAGTACTTTCAAATCAACCGATCGATCCTGGAGAGCGCCATGTCCAGCCAAGCCGCCATTCATGTGATGAGTACCACCGTTGAACGCATGGTCCTGCATCAATTCACCCCACTGCACTGCATGCAGGCCCGCGCGATGCTGGGCTGGAGCCGCGAGCGGTTGAGCCAGGAGTCAGGTGTCTCGGTTGCTGCCGTGCAGCGTTTCGAAAAAGGGGATGCGCTCAGGGATGTCACCCGGCTGGCCCTGGCCTTTCGGCTCGAGGCTGAAGGCCTGGTGTTTTTCCCGGGATTTGCCCCTGGGCGTGGAATGAACATCCGCGGCACAACACCGGACCCCATGGAGCGACAGGACTACACACTGATCGAGTGACCGATTCAGACTGGCGCCCTCTCCACCCAACCAGAGCGAACGCCAGATCAAGCCGATGGCTTTGGGCGCAACCAGGCACGCCTCCTGAACGGCTCAGCGAGTGCTTAGAGCAGACTCGTTGTCCAGCGCCTGCTCTACTTCCAACCACCAGGCTCGCCCACGGTGGGGCTGCATCAGGCTGAAGGCCTCGCCAATGGCCGGGGTAGTGATGGATACATTGTTGTCCCAGGCCAACGCCAGAATCCGCTCGAAGGGTTCGTACCAGGCATGGAACGACAGGTCGAACGTGCCATTGTGAATGGGCAACAGCCAGCGCCCCTTGAGATCCAGGTGCGCCTGCAGGCTCTGTTCGGGCTGCATGTGCACATGGGGCCAGTCGACGTTGTAGGCACCGGTTTCCATCAGGGTCAGGTCGAACGGCCCATAGTGTTCGCCGATCTGCTTGAAGCCGTCGAAGTAGCCGCTATCACCGCTGAAGAAGATCCGTACGCCACCGGCGATCATGACCCAGGACGCCCACAGGGTCTGGTTGTTGTCGAACAGTGTCCGTCCGGAAAAATGCTGCGACGGCGTGGCCACGAAACGGATGCCCTCCACGGACGTTTCTTCCCACCAATCCAGCTGCTGCACTTTATCCGGGGCAATACCCCATTTGACCAACTGGTCGCCGACCCCGAGCGGAGCCAGGAAATGCCGGGTCTTGTCAGCCAGTGCCAAGACCGCCTTCTGGTCCAGGTGGTCATAGTGGTTGTGGGAAAGAATCACCGCCTCGATCGGCGGCAGGTCTTCCAGGCTGATGGGCGGCTGGTGGAAACGCTTCGGTCCGGCCCACTGGACCGGTGATGCCCGCTGCGAAAACACCGGGTCGGTCAGCCAGAACTTGCCATGCATCTTGAGCAGCAAGGTCGAATGGCCAAGGCGGAATACGCTGAAATCGGAAGCGGCGAGCAGTTGCTCACGAGTCAGCGCCTGGACCGGTACGCTACCCGTTGGCCGGGTATTGCGCGGTTTCTGGAAAGTCATTCGCCAGAAAATGCCCAGGGTCTTGCCCAGGCCACCCTGCGGGGTCGGTGCCAGGTTGCGAAAGACGCCCTGCTCTTTCAAGGACGGAGATTTATCGAAAGTGCGCGAACGAGTGGCCATGACAGGGTGACTCCCAGGAACCCGGAGGAGTTCCCACGTTCAGGTGCTGGAGGATCGCCGGTCGCCACAGACGACCCTCGACCGAATGAGGTTGCAGAAAAGAACTACACTACACAGTGTAGTTTCTAGCTTGCGCCAAAGCCCTCGACAAGTAAACTGCCAAGTGTAACTTTTATTGACCTGCCGAAGCCTGCCCATGACCGCCCCCCTGCGCCTCACCGATCGTAAACGCGAAGCCATCATCCAGGCGGCCATCGCGGCCTTTCGCGCCGACGGTTTCGAGGTGGCCAGCATGGACCGGATCGCAGCCAAGGCCGAGGTCTCCAAGCGCACGGTGTACAACCACTTCCAGAGCAAGGAGGAACTGTTCTCCGAAATTCTCCGTCGCCTCTGGGCCACCAGCGCCGCGCAACTGGACATGACCTACCACTCGCAGCGGCCGCTACGGGAACAGTTGCGGGAGCTGCTCATGCGCAAGATGCGCCTGTTCAACGATAGCAACTTCCTCGACCTGGCACGGGTGGTGATCGCGGCGACCATTCATGTGCCCGAACGTGCCCAGGAAATGGTTGCACGCCTGGCCAGCCAAGAGGACGGGTTCAAGCAGTGGATCCGCGATGCCCAGGCCGATGGCAAGTTCAAGGCCGCCGACCCGGAGTTCGCCAGCCACCAGATCTACGGCCTGCTCAAGACCTTCGCCTTCTGGCCCCAGATCACGCTGGGGCAACCGCCCCTGGACGCCCCGACGCAGACACACGTCATAGAATCGGCGCTGGATCTGTTCCTTTCCGGCTACGAAATCGCCAAATAGCCGACACAAAAGGGCAAATCACCTTCCAAACCCTAGAAATGGCCCGGAAGGACACTGATTATTCTTTACGGAATCCTCGACAATATTCATCCTGCTTATCCGACGAATA of the Pseudomonas vanderleydeniana genome contains:
- a CDS encoding ABC transporter substrate-binding protein is translated as MKKLVLLGALALSVLSLPTFADEKPLKIGIEAAYPPFASKAPDGSIVGFDYDIGNALCEEMKVKCVWVEQEFDGLIPALKVRKIDAILSSMSITDDRKKSVDFTNKYYNTPARLVMKEGTVVSDSLVELKGKKIGVQRGSIHNRFAEEVLKPLGAEIKPYGSQNEIYLDVEAGRLDGTVADATLLQDGFLKTDAGKGFAFVGPQFTDVKYFGDGVGIAVRKGDKAELDKINAAIAAIRANGKYKQIQDKYFDFDIYGK
- the acs gene encoding acetate--CoA ligase, which produces MSAASLYPVRPEVLANTLTDEATYKAMYQQSVVNPDGFWREQAKRLDWIKPFTTVKRTSFDDHHVDIKWFADGTLNVSYNCLDRHLAERGDQVAIIWEGDDPADSRNITYRELHEQVCKFANALRGQDVHRGDVVTIYMPMIPEAVVAMLACARIGAIHSVVFGGFSPEALAGRIIDCRSKVVITADEGVRAGKKIPLKANVDDALTNPETNSIQKVIVCKRTGGDIKWNQHRDIWFEDLMKVAGSVCAPKEMGAEEALFILYTSGSTGKPKGVQHTTGGYLLYAALTHERVFDYRPGEIYWCTADVGWVTGHSYIVYGPLANGATTVLFEGVPNYPDITRVAKIVDKHKVNILYTAPTAIRAMMAQGSAAVEGADGSSLRLLGSVGEPINPEAWDWYYKNVGKSRCPIVDTWWQTETGGNMMSPLPGAHALKPGSAARPFFGVVPALVDNLGNIIEGAAEGNLVILDSWPGQARTLYGDHDRFVDTYFKTFRGMYFTGDGARRDEDGYYWITGRVDDVLNVSGHRMGTAEIESAMVAHPKVAEAAVVGVPHDIKGQGIYVYVTLNSGEEPSEALRLELKNWVRREIGPIASPDVIQWAPGLPKTRSGKIMRRILRKIATAEYDGLGDISTLADPGVVQHLIDTHKTMNVA
- a CDS encoding DUF2790 domain-containing protein; translated protein: MKLFAALVLSSLCATAMADEAATDVASQNLPVEEYTYSSHPDIHKVISMSEIPEVCEVVPARMVYEDSQGVRHVMEYRVMGNGCSNG
- a CDS encoding ribonucleotide-diphosphate reductase subunit beta; protein product: MLSWDEFDKEDGEVAEKESKTGQASAATIDRLDSAGGAAALEARAVTASDSAAIIRAKAALDALDVAEGLAELEGASARVAVDEKRMINCRADLNQLVPFKYDWAWQKYLDGCANHWMPQEVNMTADIALWKNPEGLTDDERRIVMRNLGFFSTADSLVANNLALAVYRLITNPECRQYILRQAFEEAIHTHAYQYCIESLGMDEGEIFNMYHEIPSVAKKATWGLKYTRSISDPQFNTGTVETDKELLRNLIAYYCVLEGIFFYCGFTQILSMGRRNKMTGVAEQFQYILRDESMHLNFGIDVINQIKIENPHLWDAEMKEEATQMILQGTQLEIEYARDTMPRGVLGMNAAMMEDYLKFIANRRLSQIGLKEEYPGTTNPFPWMSEIMDLKKEKNFFETRVIEYQTGGALSWD
- a CDS encoding helix-turn-helix domain-containing protein; protein product: MSSQAAIHVMSTTVERMVLHQFTPLHCMQARAMLGWSRERLSQESGVSVAAVQRFEKGDALRDVTRLALAFRLEAEGLVFFPGFAPGRGMNIRGTTPDPMERQDYTLIE
- a CDS encoding MBL fold metallo-hydrolase, whose amino-acid sequence is MATRSRTFDKSPSLKEQGVFRNLAPTPQGGLGKTLGIFWRMTFQKPRNTRPTGSVPVQALTREQLLAASDFSVFRLGHSTLLLKMHGKFWLTDPVFSQRASPVQWAGPKRFHQPPISLEDLPPIEAVILSHNHYDHLDQKAVLALADKTRHFLAPLGVGDQLVKWGIAPDKVQQLDWWEETSVEGIRFVATPSQHFSGRTLFDNNQTLWASWVMIAGGVRIFFSGDSGYFDGFKQIGEHYGPFDLTLMETGAYNVDWPHVHMQPEQSLQAHLDLKGRWLLPIHNGTFDLSFHAWYEPFERILALAWDNNVSITTPAIGEAFSLMQPHRGRAWWLEVEQALDNESALSTR
- a CDS encoding TetR/AcrR family transcriptional regulator; this translates as MTAPLRLTDRKREAIIQAAIAAFRADGFEVASMDRIAAKAEVSKRTVYNHFQSKEELFSEILRRLWATSAAQLDMTYHSQRPLREQLRELLMRKMRLFNDSNFLDLARVVIAATIHVPERAQEMVARLASQEDGFKQWIRDAQADGKFKAADPEFASHQIYGLLKTFAFWPQITLGQPPLDAPTQTHVIESALDLFLSGYEIAK